One stretch of Cryptococcus neoformans var. neoformans B-3501A chromosome 5, whole genome shotgun sequence DNA includes these proteins:
- a CDS encoding hypothetical protein (HMMPfam hit to Pkinase, Protein kinase domain, score: 250.8, E(): 2.4e-72) produces the protein MDNTVAPSKGKKPGGARPNPGTRPESGGPARPTGAGGVPKLSIPPDNVPGMHVDQAGQGGWHQPSSLPSLALRPMRPSPTPSSSSRPKLSLTPLTPTIPASSSSAPSSASPAPPNRPALLNAHSARGYGERNTPSLKLSIPGASSVGPGFSTEHDYPLELPDDTDALSSELKTPTPGRPAGGGLNLSLSSLSLTSSEDANPTLQARGRDYDEGESSYGYGCVGNGLIGPGGDAISAMTEDIRQALSRNRFETGSDRGGARSRAGSLMSDSSRATAGRDRSDSASLYNAASRRESPSASLSGGSARQSLDLPRAAEEVNEHKESPVFDPEGLVMMRRLGEGTGGSVDMVQDRATGRIMAKKVITRTSNPMVHKQLLRELEILNSCASPFIVEHYGSFLADHDSSIGILMEYCEAGSLDSLLGKMKKKSMRCSEHVLGRVASSVLKGLDYLHQRRIVHRDIKPSNILITRQGAVKLCDFGVSGELVESLAGTFTGTSFYMAPERIQNKPYSIKADVWSLGMTLHEIAHLRFPFPPEGENQSVAPIELLSYIVTAPVPVMIDDLSVGRVWSEPIKDFMGQCLIRSGTDRPYPWQLLQHPFIVASEAKKVNMAKWVAALCNWPLS, from the exons ATGGATAATACTGTTGCGCCATCTAAAGGCAAAAAGCCCGGAGGCGCCAGACCCAACCCTGGCACTCGACCTGAAAGCGGTGGGCCAGCCAGGCCAACCGGGGCGGGTGGTGTGCCAAAGCTCAGTATACCTCCGGACAACGTCC CCGGTATGCATGTTGACCAAGCAGGCCAGGGAGGATGGCATCAgccctcctctcttccatctcttgcTCTCCGTCCGATGCGCCCTTCTCCAACCccttcgtcgtcgtctCGCCCTAAACTATCTCTGACCCCGCTTACCCCGACTATTCCTGCTTCGTCAAGctctgctccttcttcagcgTCCCCAGCTCCTCCCAATAGGCCAGCACTCTTGAACGCTCATTCTGCTAGAGGATATGGGGAGAGAAACACACCAAGCTTAAAACTTTCCATTCCAGGAGCCAGCTCCGTCGGACCGGGCTTCTCCACCGAGCACGACTACCCTCTTGAACTGCCGGATGATACCGACGCATTATCCTCTGAACTGAAGACGCCGACGCCTGGACGTCCTGCTGGAGGAGGCTTGAATCTAAGTCTGTCTTCCCTTTCACTTACATCTTCCGAAGATGCGAACCCCACACTACAAGCTCGCGGAAGGGACtatgatgaaggagaatcATCGTATGGTTACGGGTGTGTGGGTAACGGTCTGATTGGACCTGGAGGTGATGCGATCAGTGCCATGACGGAGGATATTAGACAAGCATTATCTCGAAACCGGTTTGAAACTGGGTCCGATAGAGGAGGAGCGAGGAGCCGAGCAGGCAGCTTGATGAGCGATAGTAGCCGGGCTACCGCAGGACGTGATCGGTCAGATTCGGCATCACTGTATAACGCAGCTTCAAGGCGTGAATCACCGTCTGCTAGCCTATCGGGAGGATCTGCAAGACAAAGTCTGGATCTACCGCgagcagcagaagaggtGAACGAGCACAAGGAATCACCAGTATTTGATCCTGAAGGACTGGTAATGATGAGAAGGCTCGGTGAAGGGACTGGTGGCTCAGTGGATATGGTACAGGACCGAGCCACAGGTCGCATTATGGCCAAGAAG GTTATCACTCGAACCTCGAACCCAATGGTGCACAAGCAGCTCCTTCGTGAACTAGAGATTCTTAACTCTTGCGCTTCGCCGTTTATTGTGGAACATTATGGATCTTTCTTGGCGGATCATGATTCGTCAATAGGAATTCTCATGGAGTACTGCGAAGCCGGCAGTCTGGATAGTCTTCTGGgtaagatgaagaagaagagtatgaGGTGCTCCGAACATGTCCTGGGTAGAGTTGCGTCTTCGGTGTTGAAAGGTCTTGATTATCTCCACCAACGGCGGATCGTTCATCGAGACATCAAACCCTCCAATATCCTTATCACTCGACAGGGGGCCGTCAAGCTTTGTGATTTTGGAGTCAGTGGAGAGCTGGTAGAGTCTTTGGCGGGGACTTTTACTGGGACAAGCTTTTACATGGCC CCTGAAAGAATACAAAACAAGCCTTACTCGATCAAGGCGGACGTTTGGTCTCTCGGCATGACCTTGCACGAGATCGCCCACCTCCGATTCCCATTTCCTCCCGAGGGCGAAAATCAATCAGTTGCACCTATAGAGTTATTGTCATACATTGTGACGGCACCCGTACCGGTAATGATCGATGATCTAAGTGTGGGGAGGGTGTGGAGCGAGCCTATCAAAGATTTCATGGGACAATG CTTGATAAGATCGGGAACAGATAGGCCCTACCCTTGGCAACTACTGCAGCATCCCTTCATTGTCGCCAGTGAAGCTAAAAAGGTGAACATGGCCAAATGGGTAGCAGCCCTTTGCAACTGGCCTCTATcatag